The Streptomyces sp. RKAG293 genome includes a region encoding these proteins:
- a CDS encoding phosphoribosyl-ATP diphosphatase, whose protein sequence is MAKKTFEELFTELQHKAATGDPSTSRTAELVGSGVHAIGKKVVEEAAEVWMAAEYEGADRTAEEISQLLYHLQVMMVARGISLDDVYAHL, encoded by the coding sequence ATGGCCAAGAAGACATTCGAGGAGCTCTTCACCGAGCTCCAGCACAAGGCCGCCACCGGCGACCCCAGTACCTCCCGCACCGCCGAGCTGGTGGGCAGCGGTGTGCATGCGATCGGCAAGAAGGTGGTCGAAGAGGCCGCCGAGGTGTGGATGGCCGCCGAGTACGAGGGCGCCGACCGCACCGCCGAGGAGATCTCCCAGCTGCTCTACCACCTGCAGGTGATGATGGTCGCCCGGGGCATCTCCCTGGACGACGTCTACGCTCATCTCTGA
- a CDS encoding AAA family ATPase, with protein MDFGTERSGAPAGLAWLRAVDAYTVGAYAQAEEEFRAAVRLDPGMADAWLGLHALRADTSTALLQMYRHRDRFGEERRAHRRSINSWYWLGWWVQPVLESDRDLLLAHASHWLDGRHVAELDRALAECPPVDTDRQVRFLHACRAYLVKDWEQLVRNTEPLLGDPVLGIEAGLFGGMARVRLELCGQAEPLLAAALMRCRSEQPQRKELRYWLARAYEGTGRTAAALPLYRAVHRVDPAFMDTAARLAAINESDGLDEGAGAGLAAVSLSGLGQASPDVLDGPDSALLTGEPMDGRGPGTELEEPALTLGPPDDDVREKAGVASMALPPPLSMTAPDPMLLGQALAELDRMVGLEPVKRQVRALSAQLRMARLRAGQGLPVQPPKRHFVFSGPSGTGKTTVARILGRVFYALGLLGGDHLVEAQRSDLVGEFLGQTAVKANELIDSALGGVLFVDEAYALSNSGYSKGDAYGDEALQVLLKRAEDNRDRLVVILAGYPEGMDRLLAVNPGLSSRFTTRVDFPSYRPLELTRIGEVLAADNGDHWDEEALEELRAISAHVVDQGWIDELGNGRLLRTLYEKSCAYRDLRLSDYPGSPNRDDLSTLRLPDLMQAYGEVLSGRGPGVPPGEPAE; from the coding sequence ATGGACTTCGGGACAGAGCGCTCGGGCGCCCCCGCCGGCCTCGCCTGGCTGCGCGCCGTGGACGCCTACACCGTCGGGGCGTACGCGCAGGCCGAGGAGGAGTTCCGGGCCGCCGTGCGGCTCGATCCGGGCATGGCGGACGCCTGGCTTGGCCTGCACGCGCTGCGCGCGGACACCTCGACGGCGCTGCTCCAGATGTACCGCCACCGGGACCGCTTCGGCGAGGAGCGAAGGGCGCACCGCCGGTCGATCAACTCCTGGTACTGGCTCGGCTGGTGGGTGCAGCCGGTGCTGGAGTCGGACCGCGATCTGCTGCTCGCGCACGCCTCGCACTGGCTGGACGGCCGGCATGTCGCCGAGCTGGACCGGGCGCTGGCCGAGTGCCCGCCCGTCGACACCGACCGGCAGGTCCGCTTCCTGCACGCCTGCCGGGCCTATCTGGTCAAGGACTGGGAGCAGTTGGTCCGCAACACCGAGCCGCTGCTGGGCGATCCGGTGCTCGGCATCGAGGCGGGTCTGTTCGGCGGGATGGCCCGCGTCCGGCTGGAGCTGTGCGGGCAGGCCGAACCGCTGCTGGCCGCCGCGCTGATGCGCTGCCGCAGCGAGCAGCCGCAGCGCAAGGAGCTGCGGTACTGGCTGGCCCGCGCCTACGAGGGCACCGGCCGCACCGCCGCGGCGCTGCCGCTGTACCGGGCCGTGCACCGGGTGGACCCGGCGTTCATGGACACCGCCGCCCGGCTGGCGGCGATCAACGAGTCCGACGGGCTCGACGAGGGCGCGGGTGCCGGTCTGGCGGCCGTCTCGCTGTCCGGCCTCGGCCAGGCCTCCCCCGATGTGCTGGACGGCCCGGACTCCGCCCTGTTGACCGGTGAGCCGATGGACGGCCGCGGCCCCGGCACCGAACTGGAGGAGCCCGCGCTGACGCTCGGCCCGCCGGACGACGATGTACGGGAGAAGGCCGGGGTGGCGTCCATGGCGCTGCCGCCGCCACTGTCGATGACAGCGCCGGACCCGATGCTGCTCGGCCAGGCGCTCGCCGAACTGGACCGCATGGTCGGCCTGGAGCCGGTGAAGCGGCAGGTGCGGGCGCTGTCGGCGCAGCTGCGGATGGCCCGGCTGCGGGCCGGCCAGGGGCTGCCCGTGCAGCCCCCCAAGCGTCACTTCGTCTTCTCCGGCCCCTCCGGCACCGGCAAGACCACCGTGGCCCGGATACTCGGCCGGGTCTTCTACGCGCTCGGGCTGCTCGGCGGCGATCATCTCGTCGAGGCCCAGCGGTCCGACCTGGTGGGCGAGTTCCTGGGGCAGACCGCGGTCAAGGCCAACGAGCTGATCGATTCCGCGCTCGGCGGGGTGCTCTTCGTGGACGAGGCGTACGCCCTGTCCAACTCCGGCTATTCCAAGGGCGACGCCTACGGCGACGAGGCGCTCCAGGTGCTCCTCAAGCGCGCCGAGGACAACCGCGACCGCCTGGTGGTGATCCTCGCCGGCTACCCGGAGGGCATGGACCGGCTGCTGGCGGTGAACCCCGGGCTCAGCTCCCGCTTCACCACCCGGGTCGACTTCCCCAGCTACCGGCCGCTGGAGCTGACCAGGATCGGCGAGGTCCTCGCCGCGGACAACGGCGACCACTGGGACGAGGAGGCACTGGAGGAACTGCGGGCCATCAGCGCCCATGTCGTCGACCAGGGCTGGATAGACGAACTGGGCAACGGCCGGCTGCTGCGCACCCTGTACGAGAAGAGCTGTGCCTACCGCGATCTGCGGCTGTCGGACTACCCCGGCTCGCCCAACCGCGACGATCTGTCGACGCTGCGGCTCCCCGACCTCATGCAGGCCTACGGCGAGGTGCTGTCGGGACGCGGCCCGGGGGTGCCGCCGGGCGAACCGGCCGAGTAG
- a CDS encoding TetR-like C-terminal domain-containing protein, with protein sequence MLRWVTQPQERYFASRDDLLSALIRDAYDDLATAIEQAVAAGSEAASPRARLHALAGSFRAWAVADPHRYLLIAGTPVPGYTAPPDTLLRARAALGPFMKVFVQGRPEPAMETLVGQLEAWAERDPAVAGWFAEHTGPWDPPPSAPSAASAASAAGRGTALAGAVLTWSQLHGSVSIEVSSQFSGMGHSPSTLLLASLDALADAFGLPPVQVGSQLWVRRRILAPWETPIGAGQQ encoded by the coding sequence TTGCTAAGATGGGTCACGCAACCCCAGGAGAGGTACTTCGCGAGCCGCGACGATCTGCTCAGCGCCCTGATCCGTGACGCCTACGACGATCTGGCGACAGCCATCGAGCAGGCCGTCGCGGCCGGCTCCGAGGCCGCGTCACCGCGCGCCCGGCTGCATGCGCTGGCCGGGTCGTTCCGGGCCTGGGCCGTCGCCGACCCGCACCGCTACCTGCTGATCGCGGGCACCCCGGTGCCCGGCTACACCGCCCCGCCCGACACCCTGCTGCGCGCCCGCGCGGCGCTCGGCCCCTTCATGAAGGTCTTCGTCCAGGGACGGCCGGAACCGGCCATGGAGACGCTGGTGGGCCAGCTGGAGGCCTGGGCCGAGCGGGATCCCGCGGTGGCCGGATGGTTCGCGGAGCACACCGGGCCCTGGGACCCGCCGCCCTCGGCGCCCTCGGCGGCCTCGGCGGCCTCGGCGGCCGGCAGGGGCACGGCTCTCGCCGGCGCCGTGCTCACCTGGTCCCAGCTGCACGGATCGGTCAGTATCGAAGTATCGTCCCAGTTCAGCGGCATGGGCCACAGCCCGTCGACGCTGCTCCTGGCCTCCCTGGACGCCCTGGCCGACGCCTTCGGCCTTCCCCCCGTCCAGGTCGGGTCGCAATTGTGGGTCCGGCGGCGGATCCTGGCCCCATGGGAAACACCTATCGGGGCTGGGCAACAGTGA
- a CDS encoding PH domain-containing protein: MSGKPGPSAAAVPPELPVTFRPVRTRVVLLTVGAGLLVVLTVVALMMPSGGAQPWGPGDRATMIITGLLIFALLAVLSRPKVVADDDGITVVNLVASRRLEWAEVVKVNLRTGDPWVYLDLTDGTSLAAMGIQPGGGRDQAVRAARQLRALAEARGTGQPGTR, from the coding sequence ATGTCCGGCAAACCCGGCCCGTCCGCCGCGGCGGTCCCGCCCGAGCTGCCCGTCACCTTCCGTCCGGTCCGCACCCGCGTGGTGCTGCTGACGGTCGGGGCGGGTCTGCTCGTCGTGCTCACCGTCGTCGCCCTGATGATGCCCAGCGGCGGGGCGCAGCCCTGGGGCCCGGGGGACCGGGCCACCATGATCATCACCGGCCTGCTGATCTTCGCCCTGCTGGCGGTGCTCAGCCGGCCCAAGGTGGTCGCGGACGACGACGGGATCACCGTGGTGAACCTGGTCGCCAGCCGCCGGCTGGAATGGGCCGAGGTCGTCAAGGTCAATCTGCGGACCGGCGACCCGTGGGTCTATCTCGACCTCACCGACGGCACCAGCCTGGCCGCGATGGGCATCCAGCCCGGTGGCGGCCGGGACCAGGCGGTCCGCGCCGCCCGCCAGTTGCGGGCGCTGGCCGAAGCGCGCGGCACAGGGCAGCCCGGCACCAGGTAG
- a CDS encoding Xaa-Pro peptidase family protein, which produces MTDSSASAADSAGLYPAERLELARKAAAGAGLDALLISPGADLRYLTGYQALPLERLTCLVVPTEGDAFLVVPALERPAALASPVGGLGIDITGFAETDNAYELIAGRLPAGVRRVAVDNHMWAEKLLAFTAALPRAEAVLAGEVLQELRMRKSPAEVAALRRAGAAIDRVHRRMGEWLRPGRTEREIARDIADAILATDHVTVDFVIVASGPNGASPHHEVSDRVVRTGDPVVVDIGGTTEDGYCSDSTRTYAVGEPHPDFRELYDVLQRAQHAQVEAVRPGITAEALDAVGRDIIAGAGYGEHFIHRTGHGIGLETHEEPYIVAGSERPLEPGMAFSIEPGIYLPGRFGARIEDIAVCTENSGERLNLTGRDLVVLPG; this is translated from the coding sequence GTGACCGACTCCTCAGCTTCCGCCGCCGACTCCGCCGGGCTGTATCCGGCCGAGCGCCTCGAACTCGCCCGCAAGGCCGCCGCCGGCGCGGGTCTGGACGCCCTGCTCATCTCGCCGGGCGCCGATCTGCGCTATCTCACCGGCTATCAGGCGCTGCCGCTGGAGCGGCTCACCTGCCTGGTGGTGCCCACCGAGGGCGACGCGTTCCTCGTCGTCCCCGCCCTGGAGCGGCCGGCCGCGCTGGCCTCGCCCGTCGGCGGCCTCGGCATCGACATCACCGGCTTCGCCGAGACCGACAACGCCTACGAGCTGATCGCCGGCCGGCTGCCGGCCGGCGTCCGCCGGGTCGCCGTCGACAACCACATGTGGGCCGAGAAGCTGCTCGCCTTCACCGCCGCGCTGCCGCGGGCCGAGGCGGTGCTGGCCGGCGAGGTGCTGCAGGAGCTGCGGATGCGCAAGAGCCCGGCCGAGGTGGCGGCGCTGCGGCGGGCCGGGGCCGCGATCGACCGGGTGCACCGCAGGATGGGCGAGTGGCTGCGGCCCGGCCGCACCGAACGCGAGATCGCCCGCGACATCGCGGACGCGATCCTCGCGACGGACCATGTCACCGTGGACTTCGTCATCGTCGCCTCGGGACCCAACGGCGCGAGCCCGCACCACGAGGTCTCCGACCGGGTCGTCAGGACCGGCGATCCCGTCGTGGTCGACATCGGCGGCACCACCGAGGACGGCTACTGCTCCGACTCGACACGCACCTACGCCGTCGGCGAGCCGCACCCCGACTTCCGGGAGCTGTACGACGTGCTGCAGCGCGCCCAGCACGCGCAGGTCGAGGCGGTGCGCCCGGGGATCACCGCCGAGGCGCTGGACGCGGTCGGCCGCGACATCATCGCCGGCGCCGGGTACGGCGAGCACTTCATCCACCGCACGGGGCACGGCATCGGCCTGGAGACGCACGAGGAGCCGTACATCGTAGCGGGCAGCGAGCGCCCGCTGGAGCCGGGCATGGCCTTCTCCATCGAACCCGGCATCTACCTCCCCGGCCGGTTCGGCGCCCGCATCGAGGACATCGCGGTCTGCACCGAGAACTCCGGCGAGCGGCTGAACCTGACGGGCCGTGACCTCGTGGTCCTGCCGGGATAG
- a CDS encoding hemolysin family protein, with the protein MSVLQLLFAVLLVLANGFFVGAEFALVSVRRSQIEPLAAEHRRARTVLHGLENLPRMMAAAQFGITVCSLTLGAVAEPTISHLLEPLFEAAQMPEGLAHAVGYVMALAVVVSLHLVIGEMVPKNLAMAAPEKTALWLSPGLVAFARVFRPVITVLGSCARLILKLFRVEPKDEVDSVFTSEELTVLVEDARRAGLLDHDEQERLEDALELGTRPVIEVLLRPAELITVDPSVTPRQVEELTVHTGYSRFPVAGPDGAYLGYLHVKDVLDVEDGSHPVPQRLWRPMATLRADLPLDDALTQMRRAASHLAAVADAEGRPIGLVALEDVLEMLVGEVRDPAHRELPTIAGRT; encoded by the coding sequence ATGAGCGTCCTCCAGCTGCTCTTCGCCGTCCTGCTGGTGCTCGCCAACGGCTTCTTCGTCGGCGCGGAGTTCGCCCTGGTCTCGGTACGCCGCAGCCAGATCGAACCGCTCGCCGCGGAACACCGGCGGGCCCGTACCGTCCTGCACGGGCTGGAGAACCTGCCGCGCATGATGGCGGCGGCCCAGTTCGGCATCACCGTCTGCTCGCTCACCCTGGGCGCGGTGGCCGAGCCGACCATCTCCCATCTGCTGGAACCGCTCTTCGAGGCCGCGCAGATGCCCGAGGGGCTGGCGCACGCGGTCGGGTACGTCATGGCGCTCGCGGTGGTGGTCTCGCTGCACCTGGTGATCGGCGAGATGGTGCCGAAGAACCTGGCGATGGCCGCCCCGGAGAAGACCGCGCTGTGGCTCAGCCCCGGACTCGTGGCCTTCGCCCGGGTGTTCCGGCCGGTGATCACGGTACTGGGCAGCTGCGCGCGGCTGATCCTGAAGCTGTTCCGGGTCGAGCCCAAGGACGAGGTCGACTCCGTCTTCACCAGCGAGGAGCTGACGGTGCTCGTCGAGGACGCCCGGCGGGCCGGGCTGCTCGACCACGACGAGCAGGAACGCCTGGAGGACGCCCTGGAGCTGGGCACCCGCCCGGTCATCGAGGTGCTGCTGCGCCCCGCCGAGCTGATCACGGTGGATCCGTCGGTGACCCCGCGCCAGGTCGAGGAACTCACGGTGCACACCGGGTACTCACGGTTCCCGGTGGCCGGCCCCGACGGCGCCTATCTCGGCTATCTGCACGTCAAGGACGTCCTGGACGTCGAGGACGGCAGCCACCCGGTGCCGCAGCGGCTCTGGCGCCCGATGGCGACGCTCCGCGCCGACCTGCCGCTGGACGACGCGCTCACCCAGATGCGGCGCGCGGCGTCGCACCTCGCGGCGGTCGCGGACGCCGAGGGCCGCCCGATCGGCCTGGTCGCGCTGGAGGACGTCCTGGAGATGCTGGTCGGCGAGGTCCGCGACCCGGCGCACCGCGAGCTGCCGACGATCGCCGGACGGACCTGA
- the hisG gene encoding ATP phosphoribosyltransferase → MLRIAVPNKGSLSGPASAMLHEAGYRQRKESKELVLVDSDNEVEFFYLRPRDIAIYVSSGRLDIGITGRDLLLDSGADAEEILQLGFARSTFRYAAEPGTAESVKDLGGMTVATSYEGVVEKHLADNGIAASVVHLDGAVETAIQLGVAQVIADVVETGTSLRNAGLAVFGEPIMESEAVVIRRTGVEGEDPKVAQFLRRLQGVLVARRYVMMDYDIRVEQVERAVALTPGLESPTVSPLHHEGWVAVRAMVPSRDAQRIMDELYELGARAILTTGIHAARL, encoded by the coding sequence ATGCTGCGCATCGCCGTTCCCAACAAGGGTTCACTCTCCGGGCCTGCGTCGGCGATGCTCCATGAGGCCGGCTACCGGCAGCGCAAGGAGTCCAAGGAGCTCGTCCTCGTCGACAGCGACAACGAGGTGGAGTTCTTCTACCTGCGGCCGCGCGACATCGCGATCTACGTCAGCTCCGGCCGGCTCGACATCGGCATCACCGGCCGTGACCTGCTGCTGGACTCGGGCGCGGACGCCGAGGAGATCCTCCAGCTCGGCTTCGCCCGCTCCACGTTCCGCTACGCCGCGGAGCCGGGTACGGCGGAGTCGGTCAAGGACCTCGGGGGCATGACGGTCGCCACCTCCTACGAGGGCGTCGTCGAGAAGCACCTCGCCGACAACGGCATCGCCGCCTCCGTCGTGCACCTGGACGGCGCCGTCGAGACCGCCATCCAGCTGGGCGTCGCCCAGGTCATCGCGGACGTCGTCGAGACCGGTACCTCGCTGCGCAACGCGGGGCTGGCGGTCTTCGGCGAGCCGATCATGGAGTCCGAGGCGGTCGTCATCAGGCGCACCGGCGTGGAGGGCGAGGACCCCAAGGTCGCGCAGTTCCTGCGCCGGCTGCAGGGCGTCCTGGTCGCCCGCCGCTACGTGATGATGGACTACGACATCCGCGTGGAGCAGGTCGAGCGGGCCGTGGCCCTCACCCCGGGCCTGGAGTCGCCGACCGTCTCGCCGCTGCACCACGAGGGCTGGGTCGCCGTCCGCGCCATGGTCCCCAGCCGCGACGCCCAGCGGATCATGGACGAGCTGTACGAGCTCGGCGCCCGGGCGATCCTCACCACCGGCATCCACGCCGCCCGCCTGTGA
- the ribH gene encoding 6,7-dimethyl-8-ribityllumazine synthase, with protein sequence MSGKGAPELTVKNCGDLRVAVIAAQWHVQVMDGLVEGALRALAELGIDEPTVLRVPGSFELPVVAKVLAGRGYDAIVALGVIIRGGTPHFEYVSHGVTAGLTQVSVDTGVPVGFGVLTCDTEEQALDRAGLPGSNEDKGHEAVTAAVATATILRSVSEPWR encoded by the coding sequence GTGAGCGGTAAGGGCGCCCCCGAGCTGACCGTGAAGAACTGCGGTGACCTGCGCGTGGCAGTGATCGCGGCCCAGTGGCACGTCCAGGTCATGGACGGCCTGGTCGAGGGCGCGCTGCGCGCCCTGGCCGAGCTGGGCATCGACGAGCCGACCGTCCTGCGGGTGCCCGGCAGCTTCGAGCTGCCGGTCGTCGCCAAGGTGCTGGCGGGCCGCGGCTACGACGCGATCGTCGCCCTCGGCGTGATCATCCGCGGTGGCACCCCGCACTTCGAGTACGTCAGCCACGGTGTCACCGCCGGCCTCACCCAGGTCAGCGTGGACACCGGGGTGCCCGTCGGCTTCGGCGTGCTGACCTGCGACACCGAGGAGCAGGCGCTGGACCGGGCCGGCCTGCCCGGGTCGAACGAGGACAAGGGCCACGAAGCGGTCACCGCCGCGGTGGCCACCGCGACCATCCTGCGTTCAGTATCCGAACCCTGGCGCTGA
- a CDS encoding peptidase C39 family protein gives MTRPAPRRTVLAAALAAVAATAAAPATRAAAAPRAAGRPGDAVAADRGAPAHGTPADSAPVDYTGWTSYTDWRCGERGGTRPVPGVRPGLVIDRPSGSLDYTDPHTGTTSTWDSATWTSPVHTLRHPASELISSWNARTPAGTWLQVELLGTYTDGTATPAYVMGRWASGDGDIKRTSVDDQTDGRSSIWTDTFSIDDAAAGPLLASYRLRVTLYRKPGSRLTPTLWRLGAMASTIPDRFTVPASVPGAGAGIELPVPRYSQNIHKGQYPEYDNGGEAWCSPTSSEMVIEYWGRKPSAADLAWVNPAFADPQVDHAARFTYDNQYQGCGNWPFNAAYAATYPDLQGVITRLHSLNDVERLIRAGIPVITSQSFLATELDGAGYGTSGHLMCIAGFTAEGDVVANDPASAGDDVVRNVYRRAQFETIWLRTKRYNASGNVSSGTGGVCYLYWPAHPSPGQRRALAAVGIR, from the coding sequence ATGACCAGACCCGCTCCGCGGCGCACCGTCCTGGCCGCCGCGCTCGCCGCGGTGGCCGCCACCGCGGCCGCTCCCGCGACCCGGGCGGCCGCCGCCCCGCGAGCCGCCGGGAGACCGGGAGACGCGGTGGCCGCGGACCGGGGCGCCCCCGCCCACGGCACCCCGGCCGACAGCGCGCCGGTGGACTACACCGGCTGGACCTCGTACACCGACTGGCGGTGCGGCGAACGCGGCGGCACCCGCCCGGTGCCCGGGGTACGGCCCGGCCTGGTCATCGACCGGCCCAGCGGCTCGCTGGACTACACCGACCCGCACACCGGCACCACCTCCACCTGGGACTCCGCCACCTGGACCTCCCCGGTGCACACCCTGCGGCACCCCGCGAGCGAACTGATCTCCTCGTGGAACGCCCGTACCCCGGCCGGCACCTGGCTGCAGGTCGAGCTGCTCGGCACCTACACCGACGGCACCGCCACCCCCGCCTACGTGATGGGCCGCTGGGCCTCCGGCGACGGTGACATCAAGCGCACCTCGGTCGACGACCAGACCGACGGCAGGAGCAGCATCTGGACCGACACCTTCTCCATCGACGACGCGGCGGCCGGACCGCTGCTCGCCTCGTACCGGCTGCGGGTGACCCTTTACCGCAAGCCCGGCAGCCGGCTCACCCCGACGCTCTGGCGGCTGGGCGCGATGGCCTCCACCATCCCCGACCGCTTCACCGTCCCGGCCTCGGTCCCCGGCGCGGGCGCCGGGATCGAACTCCCGGTGCCGCGCTACTCGCAGAACATCCACAAGGGCCAGTACCCGGAGTACGACAACGGCGGCGAGGCCTGGTGCAGCCCGACCTCGTCGGAGATGGTCATCGAGTACTGGGGCCGCAAGCCCTCGGCGGCCGACCTCGCGTGGGTGAACCCGGCCTTCGCCGATCCGCAGGTCGACCACGCGGCCCGCTTCACGTACGACAACCAGTACCAGGGCTGCGGCAACTGGCCGTTCAACGCCGCCTATGCCGCCACCTACCCTGACCTGCAGGGCGTCATCACCCGTCTGCACTCGCTGAACGACGTCGAACGGCTGATCCGCGCCGGCATCCCGGTGATAACGTCCCAGTCCTTCCTCGCCACCGAGCTGGACGGCGCCGGCTACGGCACCTCCGGCCACCTGATGTGCATCGCCGGCTTCACCGCGGAGGGCGACGTGGTGGCCAACGACCCGGCCAGCGCCGGCGACGACGTGGTGCGCAACGTCTACCGGCGGGCCCAGTTCGAGACGATCTGGCTGCGGACCAAGCGCTACAACGCCTCGGGCAACGTCAGCAGTGGGACCGGCGGCGTCTGCTACCTCTACTGGCCGGCCCACCCGAGCCCCGGACAGCGCCGCGCGCTGGCCGCCGTCGGCATCCGCTGA
- a CDS encoding hemolysin family protein codes for MSTSLLLLCAAFVLILANGFFVAAEFGLVTVDRPAAERAAAEGDRRARSVVAALRKLSFQLSGTQLGITITSLVVGMLAEPALAQLLTGPLTSAGLPERAAPGVGVVIGMMLASAVQMVVGELVPKNWAVSRPLQVARFVAGPQRVFSTAFRPVIEVLNRIANRLVRMLGVEPADELASARTPSELVSLARHSAQAGTLEQDTADLFVRTLSLGDLTAANVMTPRVRVSALEDTATAADVLNLTRATGLSRFPVYRERLDDIIGMVHLKNALAVAAPLRDRTPVGRISVSPLLVPETLAGRQLLQLLRSQQPIAVVVDEYGGTAGVVTLEDIIEELVGEVRDEHDAVDLPELAQAAAEDGLPAWDADGGCRVDTLARIGLQAPEGPYETVAGLVADLLARIPEPGDTAVLPDWELRVREVSHHRAERVRIVRTGTGAGTQDDQGAAR; via the coding sequence ATGAGCACCTCGTTGTTGCTGCTGTGTGCGGCATTCGTCCTGATCCTCGCCAACGGCTTCTTCGTCGCCGCCGAATTCGGTCTCGTGACCGTCGACCGGCCGGCCGCGGAACGCGCCGCCGCCGAGGGCGACCGCCGGGCCCGGAGCGTGGTGGCCGCGCTGCGGAAGCTGTCGTTCCAGCTCTCCGGCACCCAGCTCGGCATCACCATCACCTCGCTGGTGGTCGGCATGCTCGCCGAACCGGCGCTGGCCCAGCTGCTCACCGGCCCGCTCACCTCGGCCGGACTGCCCGAGCGCGCCGCCCCCGGGGTCGGCGTCGTCATCGGCATGATGCTCGCCTCGGCCGTCCAGATGGTCGTCGGCGAGCTCGTCCCCAAGAACTGGGCGGTCTCCCGCCCGCTGCAGGTGGCCCGGTTCGTGGCCGGCCCGCAGCGGGTGTTCTCCACCGCCTTCCGGCCGGTCATCGAAGTGCTCAACCGGATCGCCAACCGGCTGGTGCGGATGCTCGGCGTCGAGCCCGCCGACGAGCTGGCCTCGGCCCGCACCCCCAGCGAACTGGTCTCCCTCGCCCGGCACTCGGCGCAGGCCGGCACCCTGGAGCAGGACACCGCCGACCTGTTCGTCCGTACCCTGTCGCTCGGCGACCTGACGGCCGCCAACGTGATGACGCCACGGGTACGGGTCAGCGCGCTGGAGGACACCGCCACCGCCGCGGACGTCCTCAACCTCACCCGGGCCACCGGCCTGTCCCGCTTCCCGGTCTACCGGGAGCGGCTGGACGACATCATCGGGATGGTCCACCTCAAGAACGCCCTCGCCGTCGCCGCCCCGCTGCGCGACCGCACCCCGGTGGGCCGGATCTCGGTCTCGCCGCTGCTGGTCCCGGAGACGCTGGCGGGACGGCAGCTGCTGCAACTGCTGCGCAGCCAGCAGCCGATCGCCGTCGTCGTCGACGAGTACGGCGGCACGGCCGGTGTCGTGACCCTGGAGGACATCATCGAGGAACTCGTCGGCGAGGTGCGCGACGAGCACGACGCCGTGGACCTGCCGGAACTGGCGCAGGCCGCGGCCGAGGACGGCCTGCCGGCCTGGGACGCCGACGGCGGCTGCCGGGTGGACACGCTCGCCCGGATCGGGCTGCAGGCCCCGGAGGGCCCGTACGAGACGGTCGCCGGGCTCGTCGCCGACCTGCTGGCGCGGATCCCCGAACCCGGTGACACCGCGGTGCTGCCCGACTGGGAGCTGCGGGTCCGGGAGGTCTCCCACCACCGGGCGGAACGGGTGCGCATCGTGCGCACCGGCACCGGCGCCGGCACCCAGGACGACCAGGGGGCCGCCCGATGA